The DNA window gagacagaaacatcccgattAATTTATGTGATGTAAGTAtttcttcagttttgattatattgcctcttatacttgcattgatagattgcctacgatttcgaggacgaaataatttcttagagggggagaaatgtaaggcttgagattattagtcttcattgatgtgagactcggaagatatgagtatgcatgacaggTAATGAGAAGTactagatttattagtcttcattgacgtgagATTCAAAGATATGACTATGCATGACATCTCATAAGAAGTACTAAGTGAGAtgggagtaggaaagacatgagatgagatgagaaaatattcaaaatatgaccgaacagatggcgcacatgcgcgaagaaatatGTGCATCTGCGCTACAATTCcagaagcatcggcgcacatgcgcgaagaaatgcgcgcatatgcgcgacacgtcCAGAAACATTGGCACACATGTGTGAGATAAGGCAGCGCAtctgcgcgacacctccagagactttggcgcacatgcgcgagatgaagcgcgcatatgcgcggggtgtTGTGATCGACATTGCCGAGACTGTAggatctcgcgcatatgcgcgagttgaggacgtgcatatgcacgagaagTCCAGCATGCACATtaagttgacacatggcttggACCTATATAATGTACAAATTCTTCAATTCCATCCGCAACCACCGAtagaaatttcagaaaaagcTCAAAGTTCTTCCTAAGCTTGGAATTGTGATTGTCTCACATTTAGTTATCCGATTTTTGATCCGGGGTGATATTCGTACACCTCTTGCGATTTGCTATCAAAGGAAGTAAGTATTATTAACTTTCAACATATTTTGAAGCTGAGATGTGTAGACAATCAGATATTGATTATTATTATATGTTCTTGTGATATCGGAGAGCGTATAtttgaaaccggatcgaagaaatggTACCGCATggatttgttatgaatttcagtatatattgtatatgagattatgcagatttctgAAATTATGTATGCTTttgatgaagattatgagttgtggataTTGATTTTGTTgctattgagttatcggtatcacaAGATTATGCCTTTGTACCGTCGATTGGTATCGAAATTGATTGTTGATGCATACATGTGTTGAATAGAGTTATGAATTGATATTGAACATTCAacattgctatttcagattgatattggtaaggttcgtcttcgagacttcgactacaataaaaattgtgcgacgaaaggtataattcatattttgtttggggaagacacaactcaaatgagattcaatttgagtttcccaacaaaatcacatactagattatgttattattttgaatgtttatgccttgtttatagaattatattcaagccttgagataggagtcattgacagatttgtcaaactagatgtTCGGTAGTATCGTCGCATTGGAGCAGTTCGACTCCATGTGTAGACAATCGATACAAACAttgccgaaatctaggaataagacgtactgttaccccgattgggagggtaggtgacagacagcgaCGTATTATTcaaaccgagatccctagattagagtcgaattgagtcaagacatgattcgATTgatattgcatgcttatattgatttggtttcatagactattgAACCTATTGCTTTTAATATTATTCATGATAGTttgtttcatgatttatattttgtttatacatgcataccatgttttatactgggatttgttctcaccggagtttccggctgttgttatgtctgtatgtgtgcataacaataggtggggcaggatcagggtcacgaccgagatgagatcgagatagagtggtgacttcgggcacAGAGGACTGCTAGTGGttattgtactagacttgtactacttattaTTTGGAGATTGTATGGTATGGAAATTTAGTTTGGTATGGATGTATTAGAACAAACCATGTATTTACGTttgttgtaattaaataaagagAGTTTTATACTtggtttatatacatttgatttaaagttaaaagcaaaaaatttgacccatgttTTCTAACAACGATCCGATTAATTACGTAAGgaactgagttagagcccgggtccccacatggctAAAACTCAACATAAACTTagataaatgctttaataattaaataaatacatggcttatacgtgtactgaattcgGGCACTACATCCGATGTTGGAGGGCGACTGAAGAGGGAATTTATGACTCTCCGCTAGGGAGATGCTTCTGTTgctgaatttttgaagaaatttgataggggttctcactttgtaccccttattgctAGGGATGCCGCAGAGAAGCTTCGACACTTCATGGATGGTCTACGACCTACCACACAAAATAATGTTATGATGATGCGTCCTGTGGATTATGCTACTGCTACGACTTATGCACTTCAATCTGAGCAATCCTTAAAAGACATTGAGTTTGAGATGCAGCACAAGAGACagcaacaccaaaataataaTCAGCAAAAAAAGAAGTCATATATGGGTCCTCCTGggacctcaagggcctcaaaagccccaaTGTCAAGTCAAGAAGCAAGGACAGCCAAAGCCGCCGCCACCTGCAGCACCAAAACCTGCAGAGGGACATCCATGCAAGATGTGCAATCGACTACACTATGGACCGTGCGTGTGGGGTACTACTAAGTGCTTCATATGCAAGGAAGACATGCACAAATCTGCTGATTGCCCGAAGAAGGATGCACCTACTACGGGACGAGCATATGTTATGAATGCAGAGGAAGCTGAGGAGGAGGCAGACACTACTCTTATCACGGGTAACCTAgtaatttaacatttttatattgcttattattgcatgaaatgttaaattggttattagaaTTTAATTGGGAACAATATATAACCTAGTGGAAATTAGGTTTCATGCTCTACCTTAGTTGAAAATTAAGATATGATTTTAAAAACCATAGAAATTGGTATTGATTTTGAGACTTATTTTATGCAAAGGAATGAAATaattccaaataaaatatttacggccaaaaattaaagaaattcataattaatGGTTGGTACGAGTTTCGAATTTATGGAGGGGTGTAACtgcaatttttgaaattatgaggactaaaatgtaattttcaatAAAACAAGGGACCCAAAATGTGACTAACTGAAAGATAAGGGACTTAAATTCAATTTCCAAATTCTGAAGGGCCAAAAATGTAATTTCCAAAACTTAAGGTCTAAatgaaaattttcgaaaaatataaGGTTCAAATTGCAAGTATTCGAAAATTTGGGGACTAAGatgaaaatttcgaaaaaaaatTGAAGGGCTAAAAGGCAATTTTTCAGGAAATGCTTGAGTTCAACACGTAATCTTCACATAAAATTTGGGAGAATAATGATAGAAATTCTTAAGCTTCAAcacgaaaagatttaaaagacatTTTCGCCGCAGGGAGGATTATCATTCaaggtgtagctacctatgcactgctagattcaggagctacacattACTTTATATCTGAAACCTTCATCAAGAGACTTAATATTATTCCTGAAGAcatgggtttgggtttcaaagtttctattcctTCAGGTGATCAAATGCTCATatttaaaattgtcaaaaacctggagcttcgtttattctAAGATGTGATTCGGGTAGATCTTATTGTACTCTCTATGCctgaatttgatattatactttggatggattggttatcagcgaatggagcttcgattgattttcgTCAGCGATCAGTGTTTATTCGACTGCCtagtggtaaatcttttgtctttgaggTTGCGAGAAACAAGCAAATGCAGCACATTATCTCTTTTCTGTGTGCGAGGAAACTTATTAGACTTGGATGCAAAGcttttctagcatgtgtcactaccGCACGTGCTCCTATCGCTCAGAAATTGGAGGATGTTGAtattgtcagagattttcctATCGTCTTTCCCGAGcacgtttctggcattccacctgatcgtgaagtggaattctctattgaACTAATGTCgggcactgttcctatatctaaaGCACCTTATCATCTAGCACCCTgctgaattgaaagaattaaaagatcaaatccaagaattgctagaAAATGGTTTTATTCACCCTAGTTATTCTCTTTGAGGAGCACCAGTATTATTTGTGAATAAGAAAGATGATAATATGcatctttgcattgattatcgagagcttAATAGGGTCATtataaagaacaagtatccattgccaagaattgaagatttattttgatcagttacaaagagcatcaatattttttaaaattgatctgcattctggataccatcaattgaaagtaaaatagtctgatgttcacaagacagcatttcgtactagatatgggcactacgagtttatggtcatgtcatttgggttgaccaatgcgccagcgatcttcatggatctcattaatcgcgtatttcagtcgTATTTAGATCAATTcatcattgtcttcattgatgatattttgatctattctAAGAGAAAAGAGGAGCATAGTCGGCATTTGAGGACAACACTGCAAGTACTAAAAGATAGAAAGTTAtatgcaaaattcagcaagtgtgagttctggcttGATAGAAGGGCCTTCTTAAGCTACATTATTTCTAGGGATTGCGTCGAAGTTGATCCAAATAAAGTGGAGGAAGTGAAAGAATGGCCAGTACCGAAGAGTGTTACCGAGATTCGAAGTTTCTTGGGACAAGCTGGATATTATCGCAAATTCATCAACGGATTCTCATATATTACAGTACCTTTGACATCCTTGACTAAGAAGACTGCAAAGTTTATTTAGGGATCAGAGTGTCAAGATAGTTTTGATAAattgaagcaagccttgatatcaTCACCAGTGTTATCTATGTAATCGGGACAAGGAGAGTATGTTCGATATACGGACGTTTCTAAACTTCGTTTGGGCGTAGTTCTGATGCAAAATGACCGAGTTATAGACTATAAgtcgagacagttgaaaattcacgagaaaaactaccctactcatgatcttgagcttgcagcggtagtttttgcattgaagatttggagacattacttatattgGGAGAAGTGAAAAATATTCATGTCATAAAAATTTGAAGTACTTACATCAACCAAAAgtaattgaata is part of the Primulina eburnea isolate SZY01 chromosome 1, ASM2296580v1, whole genome shotgun sequence genome and encodes:
- the LOC140806869 gene encoding uncharacterized protein; translated protein: MHKSADCPKKDAPTTGRAYVMNAEEAEEEADTTLITGRIIIQGVATYALLDSGATHYFISETFIKRLNIIPEDMGLGFKVSIPSANGASIDFRQRSVFIRLPSGKSFVFEVARNKQMQHIISFLCARKLIRLGCKAFLACVTTARAPIAQKLEDVDIVRDFPIVFPEHVSGIPPDREVEFSIELMSGTVPISKAPYHLAPC